One Mastacembelus armatus chromosome 10, fMasArm1.2, whole genome shotgun sequence DNA window includes the following coding sequences:
- the zdhhc2 gene encoding palmitoyltransferase ZDHHC2 isoform X3 — MAPSGSRSIKRGCQRVLYWIPVLFIALIVAWSYYAYVLQLCVVSIEDTGEKVIYLLVYHVVFIMFVWAYWQTIFTKPMNPLKEELLEREDRGESQQEILRRIAKDLPIYTRTNSGAIRFCDRCQLLKPDRCHHCSVCDKCILKMDHHCPWVNNCVGFSNYKFFMLFLAYSLLYCLFITATDLQYFIKFWTNGLPDTQAKFHILFLFFSASMFSVSLASLFIYHCWLVCKNRSTLEAVRAPVFRHGTDKNGFSLGFSKNFRQVFGDEIKYWPIPVFSSLGDGCSFPTCLVNLDPEQPSSPNGSNSANKGAAEGCQFLSKPLRESQSRLLTSTPSWSESNSAADKDKKGASNPGMTIENEA; from the exons ATGGCACCGTCGGGCTCGCGTAGTATCAAGAGGGGCTGTCAGAGAGTTTTGTACTGGATCCCGGTCCTCTTCATCGCCCTAATAGTAGCTTGGTCATACTACGCTTATGTTTTGCAGCTTTGCGTAG tgtcCATTGAAGACACAGGAGAAAAGG TCATCTACTTGCTGGTGTACCATGTTGTTTTCATCATGTTTGTGTGGGCGTACTGGCAAACCATCTTCACCAAGCCCATGAATCCCCTGAAGGAG GAGCTGCTGGAGCGTGAAGACAGGGGAGAGTCTCAGCAGGAAATCCTGAGGAGGATAGCCAAGGATCTGCCCATCTACACTCGCACCAACTCTGGAG CAATCCGTTTCTGTGACCGCTGCCAGCTGCTGAAGCCTGATCGATGTCACCATTGTTCAGTCTGTGATAA ATGCATCCTGAAGATGGATCACCACTGCCCCTG GGTCAACAACTGTGTGGGATTCTCCAACTACAAGTTTTTCATGCTGTTCTTGGCATATTCCCTTCTCTACTGCCTTTTTATAACTGCTACAGATCTTCAATACTTCATTAAATTTTGGACA AACGGCCTCCCAGACACTCAAGCGAAGTTCCACAtcctgtttctcttcttctcgGCCTCCATGTTCTCAGTCAGCCTCGCTTCACTTTTCATCTATCATTGCTGGCTCGTCTGCAAAAACAGATCCACTCTCG AGGCTGTGCGTGCCCCAGTGTTCCGACACGGTACAGATAAGAACGGTTTCAGTCTGGGCTTCAGTAAGAACTTCCGCCAGGTCTTTGGTGATGAAATTAAATACTGGCCTAttcctgttttctccag TTTAGGGGATGGCTGCTCATTCCCAACCTGTCTGGTGAATCTGGACCCTGAGCAGCCCTCTTCACCCAATGGCTCAAACTCTGCCAACAAGGG tGCAGCAGAGGGCTGCCAGTTTCTCTCCAAGCCGCTGAGAGAGAGTCAGAGTCGACTGCTCACCAGCACCCCCTCCTGGAGCGAGAGCAACAGTGCAGCAGACAAAGACAAGAAGG gtGCCAGCAACCCAGGGATGACCATAGAAAATGAGGCATAG
- the zdhhc2 gene encoding palmitoyltransferase ZDHHC2 isoform X2: MAPSGSRSIKRGCQRVLYWIPVLFIALIVAWSYYAYVLQLCVVSIEDTGEKVIYLLVYHVVFIMFVWAYWQTIFTKPMNPLKEFHLSYSDKELLEREDRGESQQEILRRIAKDLPIYTRTNSGAIRFCDRCQLLKPDRCHHCSVCDKCILKMDHHCPWVNNCVGFSNYKFFMLFLAYSLLYCLFITATDLQYFIKFWTNGLPDTQAKFHILFLFFSASMFSVSLASLFIYHCWLVCKNRSTLEAVRAPVFRHGTDKNGFSLGFSKNFRQVFGDEIKYWPIPVFSSLGDGCSFPTCLVNLDPEQPSSPNGSNSANKGRGLPVSLQAAERESESTAHQHPLLEREQQCSRQRQEGCQQPRDDHRK; this comes from the exons ATGGCACCGTCGGGCTCGCGTAGTATCAAGAGGGGCTGTCAGAGAGTTTTGTACTGGATCCCGGTCCTCTTCATCGCCCTAATAGTAGCTTGGTCATACTACGCTTATGTTTTGCAGCTTTGCGTAG tgtcCATTGAAGACACAGGAGAAAAGG TCATCTACTTGCTGGTGTACCATGTTGTTTTCATCATGTTTGTGTGGGCGTACTGGCAAACCATCTTCACCAAGCCCATGAATCCCCTGAAGGAG TTTCACCTGTCATACTCTGACAAGGAGCTGCTGGAGCGTGAAGACAGGGGAGAGTCTCAGCAGGAAATCCTGAGGAGGATAGCCAAGGATCTGCCCATCTACACTCGCACCAACTCTGGAG CAATCCGTTTCTGTGACCGCTGCCAGCTGCTGAAGCCTGATCGATGTCACCATTGTTCAGTCTGTGATAA ATGCATCCTGAAGATGGATCACCACTGCCCCTG GGTCAACAACTGTGTGGGATTCTCCAACTACAAGTTTTTCATGCTGTTCTTGGCATATTCCCTTCTCTACTGCCTTTTTATAACTGCTACAGATCTTCAATACTTCATTAAATTTTGGACA AACGGCCTCCCAGACACTCAAGCGAAGTTCCACAtcctgtttctcttcttctcgGCCTCCATGTTCTCAGTCAGCCTCGCTTCACTTTTCATCTATCATTGCTGGCTCGTCTGCAAAAACAGATCCACTCTCG AGGCTGTGCGTGCCCCAGTGTTCCGACACGGTACAGATAAGAACGGTTTCAGTCTGGGCTTCAGTAAGAACTTCCGCCAGGTCTTTGGTGATGAAATTAAATACTGGCCTAttcctgttttctccag TTTAGGGGATGGCTGCTCATTCCCAACCTGTCTGGTGAATCTGGACCCTGAGCAGCCCTCTTCACCCAATGGCTCAAACTCTGCCAACAAGGG CAGAGGGCTGCCAGTTTCTCTCCAAGCCGCTGAGAGAGAGTCAGAGTCGACTGCTCACCAGCACCCCCTCCTGGAGCGAGAGCAACAGTGCAGCAGACAAAGACAAGAAGG gtGCCAGCAACCCAGGGATGACCATAGAAAATGA
- the zdhhc2 gene encoding palmitoyltransferase ZDHHC2 isoform X1 codes for MAPSGSRSIKRGCQRVLYWIPVLFIALIVAWSYYAYVLQLCVVSIEDTGEKVIYLLVYHVVFIMFVWAYWQTIFTKPMNPLKEFHLSYSDKELLEREDRGESQQEILRRIAKDLPIYTRTNSGAIRFCDRCQLLKPDRCHHCSVCDKCILKMDHHCPWVNNCVGFSNYKFFMLFLAYSLLYCLFITATDLQYFIKFWTNGLPDTQAKFHILFLFFSASMFSVSLASLFIYHCWLVCKNRSTLEAVRAPVFRHGTDKNGFSLGFSKNFRQVFGDEIKYWPIPVFSSLGDGCSFPTCLVNLDPEQPSSPNGSNSANKGAAEGCQFLSKPLRESQSRLLTSTPSWSESNSAADKDKKGASNPGMTIENEA; via the exons ATGGCACCGTCGGGCTCGCGTAGTATCAAGAGGGGCTGTCAGAGAGTTTTGTACTGGATCCCGGTCCTCTTCATCGCCCTAATAGTAGCTTGGTCATACTACGCTTATGTTTTGCAGCTTTGCGTAG tgtcCATTGAAGACACAGGAGAAAAGG TCATCTACTTGCTGGTGTACCATGTTGTTTTCATCATGTTTGTGTGGGCGTACTGGCAAACCATCTTCACCAAGCCCATGAATCCCCTGAAGGAG TTTCACCTGTCATACTCTGACAAGGAGCTGCTGGAGCGTGAAGACAGGGGAGAGTCTCAGCAGGAAATCCTGAGGAGGATAGCCAAGGATCTGCCCATCTACACTCGCACCAACTCTGGAG CAATCCGTTTCTGTGACCGCTGCCAGCTGCTGAAGCCTGATCGATGTCACCATTGTTCAGTCTGTGATAA ATGCATCCTGAAGATGGATCACCACTGCCCCTG GGTCAACAACTGTGTGGGATTCTCCAACTACAAGTTTTTCATGCTGTTCTTGGCATATTCCCTTCTCTACTGCCTTTTTATAACTGCTACAGATCTTCAATACTTCATTAAATTTTGGACA AACGGCCTCCCAGACACTCAAGCGAAGTTCCACAtcctgtttctcttcttctcgGCCTCCATGTTCTCAGTCAGCCTCGCTTCACTTTTCATCTATCATTGCTGGCTCGTCTGCAAAAACAGATCCACTCTCG AGGCTGTGCGTGCCCCAGTGTTCCGACACGGTACAGATAAGAACGGTTTCAGTCTGGGCTTCAGTAAGAACTTCCGCCAGGTCTTTGGTGATGAAATTAAATACTGGCCTAttcctgttttctccag TTTAGGGGATGGCTGCTCATTCCCAACCTGTCTGGTGAATCTGGACCCTGAGCAGCCCTCTTCACCCAATGGCTCAAACTCTGCCAACAAGGG tGCAGCAGAGGGCTGCCAGTTTCTCTCCAAGCCGCTGAGAGAGAGTCAGAGTCGACTGCTCACCAGCACCCCCTCCTGGAGCGAGAGCAACAGTGCAGCAGACAAAGACAAGAAGG gtGCCAGCAACCCAGGGATGACCATAGAAAATGAGGCATAG